From Campylobacter sp. MIT 12-8780, the proteins below share one genomic window:
- a CDS encoding flagellar hook-basal body protein, giving the protein MQNGYYQATGGMVTQFNRLDVISNNLANINTSGYKKDDVVIADFKRVFREVQDELPIDNHTYDAARFLNSTIDRVPQVSQTYTDFSTGSLRSTTNPLDLAMTREDTFYLVKTNNGEIRLTKDGNFQLDDEGNLVNKQGYKVLSSNYFNNPDFDSIQIPPNSTYLSVDTNGNIEADQNDIARLFIAQVDDIRALEKDGDNTYRINDPTRIRDLEQSNSVKQGFTQGSNVNAVLEMTGLIEANRMVEMYQKVMTSHMDDLNQDAINKLASVQ; this is encoded by the coding sequence ATGCAAAATGGATATTATCAAGCCACAGGCGGTATGGTTACCCAGTTTAACCGACTTGATGTGATTAGTAATAATCTTGCAAATATCAATACCAGCGGTTATAAAAAAGATGATGTTGTGATCGCTGATTTTAAAAGAGTGTTTAGAGAAGTGCAAGATGAACTACCAATCGACAATCACACCTATGATGCGGCTCGTTTTTTAAACTCGACTATAGATAGAGTCCCACAAGTAAGCCAAACTTACACAGACTTTAGCACAGGCTCTTTAAGAAGCACCACCAATCCTTTGGATTTGGCGATGACAAGAGAAGATACCTTTTATCTTGTCAAAACCAATAACGGAGAAATTCGCCTCACAAAAGATGGTAATTTTCAACTTGATGATGAGGGCAATTTAGTCAATAAACAAGGCTATAAAGTGCTTAGTAGCAATTATTTTAACAATCCAGATTTTGATAGCATACAAATTCCACCAAACTCAACCTATCTTAGCGTTGATACCAATGGTAACATAGAAGCCGATCAAAACGATATAGCAAGGCTTTTTATCGCTCAAGTTGATGATATAAGAGCCTTAGAAAAAGACGGCGATAATACCTACAGGATAAACGATCCTACACGCATTAGGGACTTAGAACAATCAAATTCAGTCAAACAAGGCTTTACTCAAGGCTCAAATGTCAATGCTGTGCTTGAGATGACAGGACTGATCGAAGCAAATAGAATGGTTGAGATGTATCAAAAAGTAATGACTTCTCATATGGACGATCTTAATCAAGACGCTATTAATAAACTTGCAAGCGTTCAGTAG
- a CDS encoding peptidoglycan DD-metalloendopeptidase family protein, which produces MKKLLVLCIFCLQVFAVSSIEEREWAKNEFFLTFLENNNLPLSLYWNLDPQDRELASEIKEGERFQILWDNNTNTIEQVLIPINGSDLQLHIYKNLQGEYTLTYSPISYETQTRILRLNVQNSAYQDVEQATGSTPLARAMRNAFGGSVDFKAMQKGDEVILVYERKERMGERFGDILIKMASIEVNKKAKKVYFYKDSFYDSKGKEMESFLLTSPVNATRISSYFTRARYHPILKRYRAHLGVDYAAPTGTPVRSAGAGVVSFVGTKGGYGKTVQVQHGSGYSTLYAHLSRFAAIKKGQKVSQGQTIAYVGSTGMSTGPHLHFGLYLNNQAINPLSVVKITKSELKGKDKQDFQNVILEYEKELQSFIDSNGTNPPKEPPRFERYVEF; this is translated from the coding sequence ATGAAAAAACTACTTGTGCTGTGTATTTTTTGCTTGCAAGTTTTTGCTGTTTCAAGTATAGAAGAAAGAGAATGGGCAAAAAATGAATTCTTTTTAACTTTTTTAGAAAACAATAATCTCCCTCTTTCTTTGTATTGGAATTTAGATCCTCAAGATAGAGAACTTGCTTCAGAGATCAAAGAAGGTGAAAGATTTCAAATTCTTTGGGATAACAACACAAACACAATCGAGCAGGTTTTAATCCCGATTAATGGCTCTGATTTGCAACTTCACATTTATAAAAACTTGCAAGGCGAATACACGCTGACTTATTCGCCCATCTCTTATGAAACCCAAACACGAATTTTGCGTCTTAATGTGCAAAATTCAGCCTATCAAGATGTTGAGCAAGCCACAGGCTCAACGCCACTTGCTCGTGCTATGCGAAATGCTTTTGGTGGGAGCGTTGATTTTAAGGCTATGCAAAAGGGCGATGAAGTTATTTTGGTTTATGAGCGAAAAGAAAGAATGGGCGAGCGTTTTGGTGATATACTTATCAAAATGGCAAGCATTGAAGTGAATAAAAAAGCAAAAAAAGTATATTTTTATAAAGATAGCTTTTATGATAGCAAGGGTAAAGAAATGGAGTCTTTTTTATTAACTTCACCGGTTAATGCAACAAGGATAAGTTCATATTTTACAAGAGCAAGGTATCATCCTATCTTAAAGCGATATAGAGCGCACTTAGGTGTTGATTATGCAGCACCTACTGGCACACCAGTAAGAAGCGCTGGAGCTGGAGTGGTAAGCTTTGTAGGCACAAAAGGAGGCTATGGCAAAACCGTTCAGGTGCAGCATGGTTCAGGATATAGCACTCTTTATGCGCATTTAAGCCGCTTTGCAGCCATTAAAAAAGGGCAAAAAGTCTCTCAAGGACAAACTATCGCTTATGTAGGCTCAACCGGAATGAGTACAGGACCTCATTTGCACTTTGGTTTATATCTTAATAACCAAGCTATCAATCCACTCTCGGTTGTCAAAATCACCAAATCAGAACTCAAGGGCAAGGATAAGCAAGATTTTCAAAATGTGATACTTGAGTATGAAAAGGAGCTTCAAAGCTTTATTGATAGCAATGGCACTAATCCACCAAAAGAACCGCCAAGATTTGAACGATATGTCGAGTTTTAG
- the groES gene encoding co-chaperone GroES, with product MNFQPLGKRVLVKRVEETNTTASGIIIPDNAKEKPLMGEIIAVSQELSDVKVGDKVLFAKYGGTEVKLGTEEYLVLNIDDVLGIVK from the coding sequence ATGAATTTTCAACCTTTAGGAAAACGCGTCCTTGTTAAACGCGTAGAAGAAACCAATACAACAGCTTCTGGCATAATTATACCAGATAATGCCAAAGAAAAACCTTTAATGGGAGAAATTATCGCAGTAAGTCAAGAGCTTAGCGATGTTAAGGTTGGCGATAAAGTGCTTTTTGCTAAATATGGCGGCACTGAAGTAAAACTTGGCACAGAAGAATACCTTGTGCTTAACATCGATGATGTTTTAGGTATAGTAAAATAA
- the rpoD gene encoding RNA polymerase sigma factor RpoD — protein MSNAAKTEKELEDYLKHTSYATYEKLVKFMPKQPGINTAKKIAALCKKYKVSIYSSAEIAKMKNIAEAKQREEEKQKLQDVGLENDFDLANESELLEWSRSDSPVRMYLREMGQIDLLSKDEEVEISKRIELGEDIIIDAFCSVPYLIDFILDYKEPLINRERRVKELFKSFDDEEKDDEKPEELEELEELEEEEFDEENEEQNVEKLKKIKKLKKIVTKKEDERTLKVVEKFKALEKAKKEWLKTAQNFKEVEGNELLNKLSIAFKKNILKEKLMDLGPTSKLISEIVKSIETALKSDEEFDKELKRLEYRLPMFSDELKNTHANILKNITKLGKEEISEMVLETTMVSTYMEIKKLFQTKEASKKGFDLEKEQLKEILEQIKRGKTISDEAKGRMAKSNLRLVVSIAKRYTNRGLPFLDLIQEGNIGLMKAVDKFEYKRGYKFSTYATWWIRQAISRAIADQARTIRIPIHMIETINQINKIVREYLQKEGKEPDVSFIAKEVGLSVDKVKQVIKITKEPISLEAPIGNEDDGKFGDFVEDRASLSPMDHILKNDLKEQIDEVLDQLNDREKAVIKMRFGLMDDESDRTLEEIGKELNVTRERVRQIESSAIKKLKHPKVGRKLKNYIEGWK, from the coding sequence ATGTCAAACGCAGCAAAAACTGAAAAAGAACTCGAAGATTATCTCAAACATACTAGTTACGCAACTTATGAAAAATTAGTTAAATTTATGCCAAAACAACCGGGCATTAATACTGCTAAAAAAATCGCAGCTTTATGTAAAAAATACAAAGTCAGTATTTATTCATCAGCAGAGATTGCTAAGATGAAAAATATAGCCGAAGCAAAACAAAGAGAAGAAGAAAAACAAAAGCTTCAAGATGTGGGCTTGGAAAATGACTTTGATTTGGCTAATGAAAGCGAGCTTTTAGAATGGAGTCGTTCTGATTCACCTGTGCGTATGTATTTGCGTGAGATGGGGCAGATTGATTTGCTTAGCAAAGATGAAGAAGTTGAAATTTCAAAAAGAATAGAGCTTGGAGAGGATATTATCATCGATGCTTTTTGTTCTGTGCCCTATCTCATAGACTTTATACTTGATTATAAAGAACCTTTAATCAACAGAGAAAGACGCGTTAAAGAGCTTTTTAAAAGCTTTGATGATGAAGAAAAAGATGATGAAAAACCCGAAGAATTAGAAGAGCTTGAGGAGCTTGAAGAAGAAGAATTTGATGAGGAAAACGAAGAGCAAAATGTCGAAAAACTCAAAAAAATCAAAAAACTTAAAAAAATCGTTACCAAAAAAGAAGATGAACGCACTTTAAAAGTGGTAGAGAAATTCAAAGCCCTTGAAAAAGCCAAAAAAGAGTGGCTTAAAACAGCTCAAAATTTCAAAGAAGTTGAGGGAAATGAGCTTTTAAACAAGCTTAGCATAGCGTTTAAGAAAAATATCTTAAAAGAAAAACTTATGGATTTAGGACCGACTTCTAAGCTTATCAGTGAGATCGTAAAGTCCATAGAAACAGCTCTTAAAAGCGATGAGGAATTTGATAAAGAACTTAAACGCTTAGAATACCGCTTACCTATGTTTTCAGATGAGCTTAAAAATACGCACGCCAATATCTTGAAAAATATCACCAAGCTTGGCAAAGAAGAAATTTCAGAAATGGTGCTTGAAACGACTATGGTAAGCACTTATATGGAGATAAAAAAGCTTTTTCAAACCAAAGAAGCGAGTAAAAAAGGCTTTGATCTTGAAAAAGAGCAACTCAAAGAAATTTTAGAGCAGATTAAGAGAGGAAAAACGATTTCAGATGAAGCCAAAGGGAGAATGGCAAAGTCAAATTTACGCCTTGTCGTGAGTATAGCCAAGCGTTATACAAATAGAGGTTTGCCTTTTTTAGATCTTATTCAAGAAGGCAATATAGGGCTTATGAAAGCTGTGGATAAATTTGAGTATAAAAGAGGCTATAAATTTTCAACCTATGCGACTTGGTGGATTCGCCAAGCCATATCGCGTGCAATCGCAGATCAAGCTCGCACCATTCGAATTCCTATTCACATGATAGAAACGATTAATCAAATCAATAAAATCGTGCGTGAATATCTGCAAAAAGAGGGTAAAGAACCTGATGTAAGCTTTATCGCCAAAGAAGTGGGCTTAAGCGTGGATAAGGTAAAACAAGTCATAAAAATTACCAAAGAACCAATCAGCCTTGAAGCGCCTATTGGCAATGAAGATGATGGTAAATTTGGAGACTTTGTAGAAGATAGGGCTTCGCTTTCGCCTATGGATCATATACTTAAAAATGACTTAAAAGAACAAATTGATGAAGTTTTAGATCAACTCAATGACAGAGAAAAAGCAGTTATTAAAATGCGTTTTGGGCTTATGGATGATGAGAGTGATAGAACGCTTGAAGAGATTGGAAAAGAACTGAATGTAACGCGAGAAAGAGTGCGCCAGATCGAAAGCTCAGCCATTAAAAAGCTCAAACATCCAAAAGTAGGCAGAAAACTTAAAAATTATATAGAAGGCTGGAAATAA
- a CDS encoding FAD-linked oxidase C-terminal domain-containing protein has protein sequence MNTTPHSQTPLANEHKAFFEKLLGAENAYFDEAHKRAYSYDATRKHYLPDGVLFPRNEADISEILKYCNEHKIIIIPRGAGSGFTGGTLAASGGVILSFEKHMNKILEIDLENLVAVVQPGVINSSLQKELAKLNLFYPPDPASMDFSSIGGNVSENAGGMRAAKYGITKDYVMALRAVLPNGDIIRAGKRTIKDVAGYNVAGILIASEGSLAVISEITLKLLALPKFKQTAMGVFDSVKSAMNAVYQTLAQGVSPVSMEFLDNLSIRAVEMKFNKGLPKEAGAILIADVDGNVKESVEADLAVLKEMFFKAGASEFKIAKDEAEAADIWFARRNCSQSINVYGTLKLNEDITVPRSKLPELLEGIEKVAQKYDFKIPCFGHTGDGNVHTNVMVEDKNDVKQVERGHEAITEIFKLAVKLGGTLSGEHGIGLSKAPFMKLAFSEAEMNLFRNIKKAFDPNNILNPFKMGL, from the coding sequence ATGAATACTACACCACACTCACAAACTCCTCTAGCAAATGAGCATAAAGCCTTTTTTGAAAAGCTTTTGGGTGCTGAAAATGCGTATTTTGATGAAGCACACAAAAGAGCGTATAGCTATGATGCTACAAGAAAGCATTATCTGCCTGATGGGGTGCTTTTTCCAAGAAATGAAGCTGATATTAGCGAAATTTTAAAATACTGCAACGAGCATAAAATCATCATTATCCCAAGAGGAGCTGGTTCTGGCTTTACGGGCGGGACTTTAGCAGCAAGTGGTGGTGTGATTTTAAGCTTTGAAAAGCATATGAATAAAATTTTAGAAATCGATCTTGAAAATTTAGTAGCTGTAGTGCAACCGGGTGTGATTAATTCAAGTCTTCAAAAAGAACTTGCTAAGCTTAATCTTTTCTACCCACCTGATCCTGCAAGTATGGATTTTTCAAGCATAGGTGGCAATGTTAGCGAAAATGCAGGAGGTATGAGAGCAGCAAAATACGGCATTACGAAAGACTATGTTATGGCTTTAAGAGCTGTTTTGCCAAATGGAGATATTATAAGGGCTGGAAAAAGGACGATTAAAGATGTGGCTGGATACAATGTCGCTGGGATTTTAATCGCAAGTGAGGGCTCTTTAGCTGTAATTAGTGAGATCACCTTAAAGCTTTTGGCTTTACCAAAATTCAAGCAAACCGCAATGGGTGTTTTTGATAGCGTAAAATCAGCGATGAATGCTGTATATCAAACCCTAGCTCAAGGTGTAAGCCCTGTAAGTATGGAGTTTTTGGATAATTTAAGCATAAGAGCTGTTGAGATGAAATTTAACAAAGGCTTACCAAAAGAAGCTGGAGCGATTTTAATCGCTGATGTTGATGGCAATGTAAAAGAAAGCGTAGAAGCTGATCTAGCCGTGCTTAAAGAGATGTTTTTTAAGGCTGGAGCAAGTGAGTTTAAGATCGCTAAAGATGAGGCTGAGGCAGCTGATATTTGGTTTGCAAGGAGGAATTGCTCGCAAAGCATCAATGTTTATGGCACACTTAAGCTTAATGAAGACATCACCGTGCCTCGCTCAAAACTACCAGAGCTTTTAGAAGGTATTGAAAAAGTGGCGCAAAAATATGATTTTAAAATTCCTTGTTTTGGACATACAGGCGATGGCAATGTGCATACTAATGTTATGGTTGAGGATAAAAACGACGTCAAGCAAGTTGAAAGAGGACACGAGGCAATTACAGAAATTTTTAAACTTGCAGTAAAACTTGGCGGGACTTTAAGCGGAGAACATGGCATAGGCTTGTCAAAAGCACCTTTTATGAAGCTTGCCTTTTCTGAGGCTGAGATGAATCTTTTTAGAAATATCAAAAAAGCCTTTGATCCAAACAATATCTTAAATCCTTTTAAAATGGGCTTATAA
- the corA gene encoding magnesium/cobalt transporter CorA: MLSIYTKTNNKLVQKLRFDIQTSVLPENILWLDLLRPSAEEINFVSKLYNLEIPTQEEREEIELSARYWEDNTSITINTHFLIRTSMDELSLTNETLTFLLSQNILFTLRYKEFTIFEEIEARILASPKNFEDGFDVIDKMFEVRVEKDADILEWIDREARKLRIEVLERKNELVYDRILKSISNLQELNMRVRDSLFDKRRAMTSLIKSDKIDKDIKQNLTIVLKDLNSLVEFDVSQLNILDNIQTIFANQINIEQNKTIKLFTVATVAMMPATLIGTIYGMNFKFMPELNWTFGYPIVVTLMVASVILPVVFFKKKGWI; this comes from the coding sequence GTGTTAAGTATTTACACAAAAACAAATAATAAGCTTGTGCAAAAGCTTCGTTTTGATATACAAACAAGTGTTTTGCCTGAAAATATCTTATGGCTTGATTTGTTGCGTCCAAGTGCTGAGGAGATTAATTTTGTCTCAAAGTTGTATAATCTTGAAATTCCAACCCAAGAAGAGCGAGAAGAGATCGAGCTGAGTGCGAGGTATTGGGAAGATAATACCAGCATTACGATTAACACTCACTTTCTTATCCGCACGAGTATGGACGAGCTTTCCTTGACAAATGAGACTTTGACTTTTTTGCTTTCTCAAAATATCTTATTTACTTTAAGATATAAAGAATTTACGATTTTTGAAGAGATTGAGGCAAGAATTCTAGCAAGTCCAAAGAATTTTGAAGATGGTTTTGATGTTATTGATAAGATGTTTGAAGTGCGCGTAGAAAAGGACGCGGATATCTTAGAATGGATAGACAGAGAAGCAAGGAAACTAAGGATAGAAGTATTAGAGCGAAAAAATGAGCTTGTGTATGATAGGATTTTAAAATCCATTTCAAATTTGCAAGAGCTGAATATGCGTGTGAGAGATTCGCTTTTTGATAAAAGAAGAGCAATGACTTCTTTGATAAAAAGCGATAAGATTGATAAGGATATTAAGCAGAATTTAACCATAGTGCTTAAAGACTTAAATTCGCTCGTGGAATTTGATGTTTCTCAGCTAAACATTCTTGATAATATCCAAACCATCTTTGCCAATCAAATCAATATAGAACAAAACAAAACGATCAAGCTTTTCACGGTTGCAACGGTGGCGATGATGCCAGCAACGCTTATAGGCACGATTTATGGTATGAACTTTAAATTTATGCCAGAATTAAACTGGACTTTTGGCTATCCTATAGTAGTAACTTTGATGGTAGCTTCTGTGATCTTGCCTGTTGTATTCTTTAAAAAGAAGGGTTGGATTTGA
- a CDS encoding YihY/virulence factor BrkB family protein translates to MLKKIWRFVLIFRDKEIFNFSAALSFYTVLSLIPLLFVCFSVFTQIPSFKAYYERIKTLIFTFLIPAQQELIATHLDTFLKNSVNLGIVGLIAMAITSLMFFSNYDFVVNRITKNEPKTLWQSISSYWTLITLTPLGLGLSFYISSYIQKTLDDFKVGLNFFEILPFLIIWGLFFVSFSSSIAKGTLKMLALTSFASAAIWYISKNLFVYYVVYNKTYTNVYGSFSTLLFFFVWIYVSWVIYLFGLKCYHYFGELRQEKTLAPKVSKTPAKRSRTSAKTAS, encoded by the coding sequence ATGCTTAAAAAAATTTGGCGTTTTGTGTTGATTTTTAGGGATAAAGAAATTTTTAATTTTTCTGCGGCTTTAAGCTTTTATACTGTGCTTTCTTTGATCCCACTTTTATTTGTCTGTTTTTCTGTTTTTACCCAAATTCCAAGTTTTAAGGCGTATTATGAGAGGATTAAAACCCTTATTTTTACCTTTTTAATCCCAGCCCAGCAAGAGCTTATCGCTACTCATCTTGATACTTTTTTAAAAAATAGCGTCAATTTAGGTATAGTTGGGCTTATTGCTATGGCGATTACCTCGCTTATGTTTTTTTCAAACTATGATTTTGTAGTCAATCGCATCACAAAAAATGAGCCAAAAACCTTGTGGCAAAGCATTAGCTCGTATTGGACTCTTATTACGCTTACGCCTTTGGGCTTAGGGCTAAGTTTTTATATCTCAAGTTATATACAAAAGACTTTAGATGATTTTAAGGTGGGCTTGAATTTTTTTGAAATTTTACCTTTTCTTATCATCTGGGGCTTATTTTTTGTCTCTTTTTCGAGCTCTATTGCTAAAGGCACGCTTAAAATGCTTGCTTTAACTTCTTTTGCAAGTGCAGCCATTTGGTATATCAGTAAAAATCTTTTTGTGTATTATGTGGTGTATAACAAGACTTATACTAATGTCTATGGTTCTTTTTCAACCCTACTTTTTTTCTTTGTGTGGATTTATGTTTCGTGGGTTATTTATCTTTTTGGACTTAAGTGCTATCATTATTTTGGAGAACTAAGACAAGAAAAAACTTTAGCACCAAAAGTAAGCAAAACCCCAGCCAAAAGATCACGCACTAGCGCTAAAACAGCTTCTTAA
- a CDS encoding plasminogen-binding N-terminal domain-containing protein, producing the protein MFKKILLYCFFMHISLYAFDFAPLHSNIAKIEDNFIYINDDENIILNANAVIIKHFKSVKSIIARASVVEKREGLAKLRLEAFTNLEQKALPVLDVVPEVGDEVIVNFLYDRALLIAPDEENYAHITQNLRNFYFIHPDVFGAMMIKDFRLSPKQENFQAFCSNNALGLVIFALENELAFVDCASFTLLFKQDFTTHSLAPQKPFYSRVSNYKKNFFNFFEREVRDYYEYYTTLTNSSSK; encoded by the coding sequence TTGTTTAAAAAAATCCTTTTGTATTGTTTTTTTATGCATATATCTTTATATGCTTTTGATTTTGCTCCTTTGCATTCAAATATCGCTAAGATCGAGGATAATTTCATTTATATCAATGATGATGAAAACATCATTTTAAATGCAAATGCGGTAATCATCAAGCATTTTAAAAGTGTAAAATCCATCATCGCAAGGGCAAGTGTTGTCGAAAAAAGAGAGGGTTTAGCCAAACTGAGACTTGAAGCCTTTACAAATTTAGAGCAAAAGGCTTTGCCTGTGCTTGATGTCGTGCCTGAAGTTGGCGATGAAGTGATTGTTAATTTTTTATATGATAGAGCCTTGCTTATCGCTCCTGATGAGGAAAATTACGCACATATTACACAGAATTTAAGAAATTTTTATTTTATTCATCCTGATGTTTTTGGTGCGATGATGATTAAGGATTTTAGGCTAAGTCCTAAACAAGAGAATTTTCAAGCTTTTTGCTCAAATAACGCACTTGGTTTAGTGATTTTTGCTCTTGAAAATGAGCTTGCTTTTGTGGATTGTGCGAGTTTTACTTTGTTGTTTAAGCAAGACTTTACTACACATTCTTTAGCTCCTCAAAAGCCTTTTTATTCAAGGGTAAGTAATTACAAAAAAAACTTTTTTAATTTCTTTGAAAGAGAAGTAAGGGATTATTATGAATACTACACCACACTCACAAACTCCTCTAGCAAATGA
- the flgG gene encoding flagellar basal-body rod protein FlgG — protein sequence MLRSLHTAATGMIAQQTQIDVTSNNIANVNTVGFKKSRAEFSDLMYQVMKYAGTSTSATTLSPSGIEVGLGVRPSAVTKIFSAGSYKSTSTDNFDVAIQGNGFFQIQLPDGTTAYTRNGQFTRDSEGNIVNADGYFLMPQMTVPEGATNVSVAQDGTVSVMLAGETEETQIGQIELVNFINPAGLHALGDNLFLETGSSGAPVAGIAGQDGFGTIRHGFVESSNVQLVEEMTDLITGQRAYEAGSKAITTSDEMLSIVNQLKR from the coding sequence ATGTTACGATCACTTCACACCGCAGCTACAGGAATGATAGCGCAACAAACTCAAATTGATGTTACTTCAAACAATATCGCTAATGTTAATACAGTCGGCTTTAAAAAATCAAGGGCTGAATTTTCTGATCTTATGTATCAAGTCATGAAATACGCCGGCACTTCAACTTCAGCCACAACGCTTTCACCTTCTGGTATAGAAGTGGGGCTTGGGGTGCGTCCAAGTGCTGTTACAAAGATATTTTCAGCAGGAAGTTACAAATCTACAAGCACAGATAATTTTGATGTGGCTATTCAAGGTAATGGCTTTTTTCAAATTCAGCTTCCAGATGGCACAACAGCTTACACAAGAAACGGACAATTCACAAGGGATAGCGAAGGAAATATCGTCAATGCTGATGGGTATTTTCTTATGCCTCAAATGACAGTTCCAGAAGGAGCTACAAATGTAAGTGTGGCGCAAGATGGCACGGTTTCTGTAATGCTTGCTGGCGAAACTGAAGAAACACAAATCGGGCAAATCGAACTTGTGAATTTCATCAACCCAGCCGGACTTCACGCCCTTGGTGATAATCTCTTTCTTGAAACAGGCTCAAGCGGCGCTCCGGTTGCTGGTATAGCAGGACAAGATGGCTTTGGCACGATTAGACACGGCTTTGTTGAATCAAGCAATGTCCAACTTGTCGAGGAAATGACTGATCTTATTACCGGACAAAGAGCTTATGAAGCTGGCTCAAAAGCCATCACAACAAGTGATGAAATGCTTTCTATCGTCAATCAACTTAAACGATAA